The Aeromicrobium tamlense nucleotide sequence GTCGTTCCCGTCTCGTCGCGGAACCGGCGGGCGAAGGTGCGCTCGGAGAGGTGCGCGCGCTGGGCCAGCGCGGCCACGGTGAGCGGCTCGGCGAGGTGCTGCTGGGCCCAGTCGAGCACGGGAGCGAGCGTCTCGGCCTCGATCGTGGGCATCGGCGCCCGCACGAACTGCGCCTGCCCGCCGTCGCGGTGCGGCGGCACCACGATCCGTCGGGCCGCCGTGGCCGCGACGCGGGAGCCGTACCACTGACGCATGAGATGCAGGTTGGCGTCGATGCCGCCGGCCGAGCCCGCGCCGGTGACGATCCCGTCCTGCTCGACGTAGAGCACGTCGGTGTCGACGACCGCCTCGGGGAACGTGGCCGCGAGCTCCGGACCGTAGCGCCAGTGCGTGGTGCAGCGACGGCCGTCCAGCAGCCCGGCGTGGCCCAGATGGAACGCGGCCGAGCACGAGGCCATGATCGTCGCCCCGCGCGCGTGCGCTGCTCGCAGCACCTCGCTGATGCGCGGGTCCTCGTCGCGGTAGTGACGCTGCGCCGCCACCGCCACGAGATCGGCGTCGTCGGCAGCCGACAGGTCGTGTCGCACGACGTAGTCGAATCCCGAGGTGCCGGTGACGATCCCTGGCACCGGGGTGCACGCGACGAACTCGAAGACCGGGTTGTCGTCGTCGGGGTGGTACGGCTCGGCCCAGACCTCGGCGAGCACGCCCATGCCGAAGGGCTCGGCGAGCTCGGGGACGATCATCGCGATCTTGGTCATGGGGACCTCCTGGAGGGTTTCCATCGCATGTGGCGGAATCTTGACGTGTCATGGCGTTCCTGCCACTGGTGGCAGGATATCACTGATAGCAGAATTAAAGCCATGATGATCCTCCTGCTCCTGCTGATGACCACGACGGCCGCGGCGCTCGCCGCCGGACTGTGGTCGACCATCAACCACGACGGACTCGGCGTCCGCCCCGGCCCGCGCAGCCACGCCCGCGACACCTTCGGTGCGTCGTATGACTCCTGACGACACCGACTCCGAGGACGACGAAGGCCCCCGACCAGCTGGTCGGGGGCCTTCGTCGTGCTCAGGGGGAGATCACTCGCCGCCGGTCAGCTTCTCACGCAGGGCCTGCAGCGCCTCGTCGGACGCCAGCGAGCCACCGGTCGACTCCTCCTGGGCGGGAGCGGACGTGTACTCGCCCACCTCGCCGGCCTCGAGGTTGGCCTTCTCGGCCTCGGCGACCTGCTTCTTGTGGGCCTCCCAGCGCTCGTGCGCCTCGGCGTACTGACGCTCCCACGTGGCGCGGGCCTCTTCGAAGCCCTCCTGCCACTCGCCGGTCTCCGGATCGAAGCCGTCGGGGTAGATGTAGTTGCCCTGCTCGTCGTAGGACGACGCCATGCCGTAGAGGGTCGGGTCGAAGCTGTCGGCCTCGGCGGCGACCTCGGTCTCGTTGGCCTGCTTCAGCGACAGCGAGATGCGACGACGCTCGAGGTCGATGTCGATGATCTTGACCATGACCTGGTCGCCGATCTGGACGACCTGCTCGGGGATCTCGACGTGACGCTCGGCGAGCTCGGAGATGTGCACCAGGCCCTCGATGCCCTCCTCGACGCGCACGAACGCACCGAACGGGACGAGCTTGGTGACCTTGCCCGGGACGATCTGACCGATCTGGTGGGTCCGGGCGAAGTGCTGCCACGGATCCTCCTGGGTCGCCTTGAGCGACAGCGACACGCGCTCGCGCTCCAGGTCGACCTCGAGCACCTCGACGGTGACCTCGTCGCCGACCTGAACGACCTCGTTCGGGTGGTCGATATGCTTCCAGGACAGCTCGGAGACGTGCACCAGGCCGTCGACGCCGCCGAGATCGACGAAGGCGCCGAAGTTGACGATCGAGCTGATGACGCCCTTGCGGACCTGGCCCTTCTTGAGCTCGTTGAGGAAGTTCTGGCGCACGGCCGACTGCGTCTGCTCGAGCCACGCACGGCGCGACAGGACCACGTTGTTGCGGTTCTTGTCGAGCTCGATGATCTTCGCCTCGAGCTTCTGGCCGATGTACGGGTCGAGGTCGCGGACGCGACGCATCTCGACGAGCGACGCGGGCAGGAAGCCACGCAGGCCGATGTCCATGATCAGGCCGCCCTTGACGACCTCGATGACGGTGCCCTCGACGACGCCGTCCTCTTCCTTGATCTTCTCGATGTCGCCCCAGGCGCGCTCGTACTGGGCGCGCTTCTTGCTCAGGATCAGACGGCCTTCCTTGTCCTCCTTCTGGAGGACGAGGGCCTCGACCGAGTCGCCCACCTGGACGACCTCGTTCGGATCGACGTCGTGCTTGATGGACAGCTCACGCGAGGGAATGACGCCCTCGGTCTTGTAGCCGATGTCGAGCAGGACCTCGTCGCGGTCCACCTTGACGATGGTGCCGTCGACGATGTCGCCGTCGTTGAAGTACTTGATGGTCTGGTCGATCGCGGCGAGGAAGTCCTCTTCGCTGCCGATGTCGTTGACCGCAACCTGCGGGGCCGCAGAAGGAGTTGCGAGGCCGGAAGTCATGTAGTTGGGCTCCGAGTGGATGGAATTGAGTGTGGACAGGATGTGCACCGGATTCCGGGCATGCCGGAGCCAGCGCAACTGTCAGTCTACGTCACGCACGGGTGCCGCGTAAAACCGGCGGCTCAGCCGTTGGAACCGGCGAGCTGCTCGTCCATCCAGGCGGTGCGACCGGCGATCCAGTCCCGCAGCCGGGCGGTCTCGCGCAGCCAGCCCTCCCCCGGCTCCACGCCGGAGTCCGGGTCGCTCGCGAAGCGCAGGACGGTGGTCCACGTGCCGATCTCCTCCGGCGCGGCCCAGACCAGCTGACCGGCCCCGCCGTCGGCGACCGGGGTGAAGTTGGCCGTCGCGCTCTCGAGCAGTCGGGCGGACTCCTCGTCGACGTGCGTGGCGAGAGTCGCCAGCTGCGGCGCGGCCTCGCGCCAGCGGGCGCGGACCTGCTCGACGAACCAGGGATCGGTCAGCAGGCGGTTGTAGTAGTGACCACCCGGCTCGGCCCACAGCTGCGACGGCAGCAGCGCCTGGCGCCAGCCGTCGTCGGGGAACTGCGGGTGGAAGTGCCGGCCGATCCACCAGCCCGAGGGCAGGTGGGAGTCGCCGGCGTAGCCGAGCTCGTACAGCCCCTGCGAGACGTCGTAGTCCCACGGCGGGCCCATCGCGAGCGTGCCGTCGGCCCGCATCACGAGGTACACGCTGTTGCGGAAGCCCGCGTCGAGGTTCTTGGTCAGCTCGTTGACGAGGTACAGGGAGACGAACGAGTCCACGTCGATGCGCTCGCGGTAGCCGTTCTCGGGGAAGGACTCGTCGTAGAGGAGGTCCTCGACCTCCTGGAACGCCTGCCGCACGCGGGCCGGATGGTTCGTGTCGCCGTCCTTGAGGAAGACGCGCAGCCCGCGGTCCGTGCGGAACTCGGGATCGTCGTCGTCGTTCGTGTCGGCCTCGAGCAGGGTGTCGCCGTCGCCGAGCTCGACGCGCCCGTCCTGCGTCTCGATGCCCTCGCCGAACTGGTAGACGCCGCAGGGGGCGCCGTTGATGCGCAGCTCGACCGACTCGAGGTGGGGCGCCCACGGGACGGCGAGCATCCGCGCCGCGCGCATCGCGACGTCGTTGCGCAGCAGCGAGCGGTCGAAGTGGTTGGCCAGCAGCACCCAGTCCCGACTCTGCGGCAGGCCGAGCAGCGAGGCCTTCGCGTCGAGCTTGACCTTGTACGGTCGCTTGCGCTCGATCGACGCGGTGGAGTTGCCCCGCACGCGCAGTCCGGCCGCCACCGTCGTGAATCGGCCGTCGCGCCGGTCGTGGAACGTCAGCCGCCCCTTCACGTAGTCGGTCTTCGTGGTGATGATCTGCGTGCAGGCATCCGGGCCACGCGGCCCGGGGACCTCGACGGCCAGCGACGTCACGCGCGGCGGGGTCGTGGGGGTGGGCTCGGTCGTGGGCTCGGTGGTCGGCTGCTCCAGCGGCTCGTCCGGGGTCGGGTCCGGCGACGAGGTAGGCGGGGCCGGCACGACCTGTGCGGCGCCCGAAACCTGGGGCGCGCCCTTCCAGCGTCCGGCAACCACCCGGAACGCGCGTCCCGTCAGGTCGCGCTGGGTGCCCACGACGCCGAAGTCCACCCGTCCGGCGGCGTTGCCGGGACGCCCTGCGACGACGGTGCGCCAGGTCGAGCCGTCACGGCGTTGCAGGCTGACCTTGCGGCCGGTGCGCGCGGGCGTGACACGCGCGGCGACGCGGACCTGTCCCCCGGTGACCCGCACGGTCGTGTCCGCTGCGGGACGCACCGTGCGGACCGTCACCGTCCTCGTGGAGAGCGCACGGTGGCGCTTCCCGCGCACGGTCGTCGCCGGGAGGACGGCGCGGTAGTCGACCCGGGCGCGCGTGGTGGAGGTGGTCGTCCGCAGGACGCCCCTCGCATCGGTTGTCGCGCGCAAGCTGCGCCACGAGGAGCCGGCGCGGTACTTCAGGACGACGGGGCGCCGCACCCGGGTCCCCGACGCCACCACCACGGAGAAGCGCTCGCCCGGCATCACCGACGTGCGCGAGACCTTGACCGTCGCCCGGGGTGCGGCCTCGGCCGGGGTCGCCACGACGAGTCCCGTCACCATCACGAGACCACTCACGCCACAGGCGAGAGCACGCAGGGCCCACCTCACGAGAGTTTCCCCGATTCAGTCCGAGATCAAGAACGAGCGCAGCGCCCGTCCGTACGACTCGACGTCGGCCGCGGCCATCACCTCGCGCGCGGAGTGCATCGCGAGCTGCGGCGCACCGACGTCGATCGTCAGGATACCCGTCCTGGCAGCGCTGATCGGACCGATCGTGGAGCCGCACGGCAGGTCGGCGCGGTGCACGTATCGCTGCAGCGGCACGCCCGCGGCCGTGCACGCCGCGGCGAAGATCCCGGCGCCGACGCCGTCGGTGGCGTACCGGAGGTTCTGGTTGACCTTCAGCACCGGACCACCGCCGAGCGTGATGCGGTGCAGCGGCTCGTGCTTGTCGGCCTGGTTGGGGTGCGTCGCGTGGGCCATGTCGCCCGAGACGCAGACCGACGCCGCGACCGAGCGGAAGACGTCGTCGCGCTCGCCGCCGGCGGCGAGCACGATCCGCTCGAGGACCGAGGACAGCAGGGGCGAGTCGGCGCCGCGCTCGGAGGTGCTGCCGACCTCCTCGTGGTCGAACAGCACCATGACGTGGCGCGCCGTGGGGTCGCCGGCCTCGACCGCGCCCAGCAGCGCGTCGAGGGCCGCCGAGCACGTGGCCTGGTTGTCCAGTCGCGGGGCGGCGACGAGCTCGCCGTCGGGCCCCGTGCGACCCGAGGCGCGCAGGTCGAAGGTCATGAGGTCGAAGCCCGTGACGGCCGTGCCGTGGAACCCGGCGCGCTCCCCCACCACCTCGAGGAACGGACGGCGGGTCAGGCCCGCGAGCGCGTCGAGGTGGCGCTGGCGGTCGAGCTTCGAGCCGTCGCGGTCGAGGTGGATGGCCAGCCGCGGCACGCGCAGCAGCGGCTCGTCGACCCGGATGGTGCGGGTGGTGCCGTCGCTGAGCGCGATGCGGCCGGCGATGCCGAGGTCGAGGTCGAGCCACGACTCCAGCAGCGGGCCGCCGTACGGCTCGAGCGCCACCGTGGCCTGACCGTCGCGCCAGCCGTCGTGGTGCTGCTTGAGCCGCAGGTTCGGGCTGTCGGTGTGGGCGCCGACGATGCGGAAGCCGGCATGGGCGGGCGCCTCCGGACCGGTCGACCACGCGACGAGCGTGCCGCCCGAGACGATGAAGTGGCGTCCCGCCGCGGTGGGCCAGGCGTCGCGCGGGTCCACCGCGGTGAACCCGGCCTCGGTCAGCCGCGCGGCCGCCGTCTCGCAGGCGTGGAACGGCGTCGGCGAGGCGTCGACGAAGGAGATCAGGCGGTCGGCAGCGTGCATGGCGCCACCCTAGCGACGGTTGCGGAAGTCCTCGATCGTCGCCTTGAGGCCGATCTCGGCCGTGGTCGAGGGCGACCAGCCGAGCAGCTCGCCCGCGAGGGTGATGTCGGGACGGCGGATCTGCGGGTCGTCGACGGGACGCGGCACGTGCACGATCTGCGACGAGGACTCGGCCAGGTCGCGGATCCACGTGGCGAGGTCGAGCATCGAGATCTCCTCGGGGTTGCCGAGGTTGACCGGGCCCGTGGCGCTGGACTGCATCATCGCGACGAGCCCGCCGACGAGGTCGTCGACGTAGCAGATCGAGCGGGTCTGGTGGCCGTCTCCGGCGACGGTGATCTCGCGGCCGGTGAGCGCCTGGTGAACGAAGTTCGGGATGGCGCGGCCGTCCTCGACGCGCATGCGCGGGCCGAACGTGTTGAAGATGCGCACGATCTTGGTGTCGACGCCGAACTCGCGGCGGTACGCCGCCGTCATCGCCTCGCCGAAGCGCTTGGCCTCGTCGTAGACCGAGCGGGGACCGACGGGGTTCACGTGGCCGAGGTAGGTCTCGGGCTGCGGGTGGACCTGCGGGTCGCCGTAGACCTCGGAGGTCGAGGCCAGCAGGTAGCGGGCGCCGTGCGCGTGGGCGAGGTCGAGCGTGTTCTTCACGCCCATCGAGCCCGTCATCAGCGTGTGGATCGGAAGGCGGTGGTAGTCGACCGGCGAGGCCGGCGAGGCGAGGTTGTACACCTGGTCGAACGGACCCTCGATCGCGTCGACCGCGGCCGCGTCGGCGATGTCAGCGTCGACGATCGTGACCTGGTGCGCGACGGCGGCGAGGTTCTCACGTCGGCCCGTGCTGAAGTCGTCGACCACGACGACCTCGTGTCCCGCATCGACGAGCCGCTCCACGAGGTGCGATCCGACGAAACCGGCGCCGCCGGCAATCAACGCGCGCATCCGTGCTTCCCTTCGCCTGAGTCCGCCAGCTTTCTACTGGCGAGTAGGACTCATCTCACAGGGTACCTCGGAGTTCGCCCGGTTCGGCAGCTTCGCGCCCATCTCGTCGCAACAGCAACAGCAGGTTCCACGAGAGGACCTCTCGGACGACGGGGACGCGCACCAGGAACGAGGCCCAGCGCGGCAGGTAGCGCGGCCGCGCGGACACGACCCGCACGCCCGGCGCCCGGTGCGCCCATCGCATCCCCCACGCGACCGAGAGCTTGAAGAGCGTCTCTCCGACGCGATTCTTGGGCGGGTGGCCGTGACGGCGGGTGTACCGGTCGATCGCGCGCCGGCCGCCGAGCCAGTGCCACGGCGACGTCTCGTGGCCGCCCCACGGCGACCACCAGTTCGTGTAGGAGAGGAACACCAGCCCGCCGGGCTTGGCGATGCGCACCAGCTCGCGGGCGACGACCTCGGGGTCGCGGACGTGCTCGAGCAGGTTGGAGGAGAACACCAGGTCGGCCGAGCCGTCGGCGAACGGCAGGGCCGCGGCGTCGGCCGCCACTCCCCCGTCGGCGAGCGCCGGGACGTCGGGGTCGAGGTCGACCGCGACGTAGCGGGCGCCGCGGCGACGGAACTCCTCGGCGAACTCGAGCGGGCCCGCGCCGACGTCGACGACGAGCCGCCCCTGCAGCGACATCTCGTGCTCGACGAGGTCGGCCGAGTCGCGCGCGAGCGCACCGTAGAAGAGGTGTGGCTCGGTCTGCTCGACCAGGAAGGACCGGAAGAGATGGACCGAGCGGCCGATGCCCTCGCCCCTCATCGGACGGGCCTCGTGGCCGTCACGACGAGCGTGGGCCGCCAGCGCGGGCGCACGATCCGCAGCACGAGGGCGACCGGCGCGAGCGCCATCGCGAGCAGGCGGGCGGCGCGCGACGCCAGCACCCCCGCGGGGCGGTCGGCAGGGCGGAGGCGCCGCACGAGGCTGGCGCCCTCCATCGTCAGGTTGTCCGTCAGCGACCGCGACACGCGCACGTCGGCGAAGCCCGCCG carries:
- a CDS encoding helix-turn-helix domain-containing protein, which gives rise to MTKIAMIVPELAEPFGMGVLAEVWAEPYHPDDDNPVFEFVACTPVPGIVTGTSGFDYVVRHDLSAADDADLVAVAAQRHYRDEDPRISEVLRAAHARGATIMASCSAAFHLGHAGLLDGRRCTTHWRYGPELAATFPEAVVDTDVLYVEQDGIVTGAGSAGGIDANLHLMRQWYGSRVAATAARRIVVPPHRDGGQAQFVRAPMPTIEAETLAPVLDWAQQHLAEPLTVAALAQRAHLSERTFARRFRDETGTTPWQWLLGRRVAMAEELLETSELSIEQIATRVGFGNAATLRHHFGAIRGTSPQAYRRSFTCIESA
- the rpsA gene encoding 30S ribosomal protein S1, translating into MTSGLATPSAAPQVAVNDIGSEEDFLAAIDQTIKYFNDGDIVDGTIVKVDRDEVLLDIGYKTEGVIPSRELSIKHDVDPNEVVQVGDSVEALVLQKEDKEGRLILSKKRAQYERAWGDIEKIKEEDGVVEGTVIEVVKGGLIMDIGLRGFLPASLVEMRRVRDLDPYIGQKLEAKIIELDKNRNNVVLSRRAWLEQTQSAVRQNFLNELKKGQVRKGVISSIVNFGAFVDLGGVDGLVHVSELSWKHIDHPNEVVQVGDEVTVEVLEVDLERERVSLSLKATQEDPWQHFARTHQIGQIVPGKVTKLVPFGAFVRVEEGIEGLVHISELAERHVEIPEQVVQIGDQVMVKIIDIDLERRRISLSLKQANETEVAAEADSFDPTLYGMASSYDEQGNYIYPDGFDPETGEWQEGFEEARATWERQYAEAHERWEAHKKQVAEAEKANLEAGEVGEYTSAPAQEESTGGSLASDEALQALREKLTGGE
- a CDS encoding CotH kinase family protein, translated to MVTGLVVATPAEAAPRATVKVSRTSVMPGERFSVVVASGTRVRRPVVLKYRAGSSWRSLRATTDARGVLRTTTSTTRARVDYRAVLPATTVRGKRHRALSTRTVTVRTVRPAADTTVRVTGGQVRVAARVTPARTGRKVSLQRRDGSTWRTVVAGRPGNAAGRVDFGVVGTQRDLTGRAFRVVAGRWKGAPQVSGAAQVVPAPPTSSPDPTPDEPLEQPTTEPTTEPTPTTPPRVTSLAVEVPGPRGPDACTQIITTKTDYVKGRLTFHDRRDGRFTTVAAGLRVRGNSTASIERKRPYKVKLDAKASLLGLPQSRDWVLLANHFDRSLLRNDVAMRAARMLAVPWAPHLESVELRINGAPCGVYQFGEGIETQDGRVELGDGDTLLEADTNDDDDPEFRTDRGLRVFLKDGDTNHPARVRQAFQEVEDLLYDESFPENGYRERIDVDSFVSLYLVNELTKNLDAGFRNSVYLVMRADGTLAMGPPWDYDVSQGLYELGYAGDSHLPSGWWIGRHFHPQFPDDGWRQALLPSQLWAEPGGHYYNRLLTDPWFVEQVRARWREAAPQLATLATHVDEESARLLESATANFTPVADGGAGQLVWAAPEEIGTWTTVLRFASDPDSGVEPGEGWLRETARLRDWIAGRTAWMDEQLAGSNG
- a CDS encoding M18 family aminopeptidase, with the protein product MHAADRLISFVDASPTPFHACETAAARLTEAGFTAVDPRDAWPTAAGRHFIVSGGTLVAWSTGPEAPAHAGFRIVGAHTDSPNLRLKQHHDGWRDGQATVALEPYGGPLLESWLDLDLGIAGRIALSDGTTRTIRVDEPLLRVPRLAIHLDRDGSKLDRQRHLDALAGLTRRPFLEVVGERAGFHGTAVTGFDLMTFDLRASGRTGPDGELVAAPRLDNQATCSAALDALLGAVEAGDPTARHVMVLFDHEEVGSTSERGADSPLLSSVLERIVLAAGGERDDVFRSVAASVCVSGDMAHATHPNQADKHEPLHRITLGGGPVLKVNQNLRYATDGVGAGIFAAACTAAGVPLQRYVHRADLPCGSTIGPISAARTGILTIDVGAPQLAMHSAREVMAAADVESYGRALRSFLISD
- a CDS encoding NAD-dependent epimerase/dehydratase family protein is translated as MRALIAGGAGFVGSHLVERLVDAGHEVVVVDDFSTGRRENLAAVAHQVTIVDADIADAAAVDAIEGPFDQVYNLASPASPVDYHRLPIHTLMTGSMGVKNTLDLAHAHGARYLLASTSEVYGDPQVHPQPETYLGHVNPVGPRSVYDEAKRFGEAMTAAYRREFGVDTKIVRIFNTFGPRMRVEDGRAIPNFVHQALTGREITVAGDGHQTRSICYVDDLVGGLVAMMQSSATGPVNLGNPEEISMLDLATWIRDLAESSSQIVHVPRPVDDPQIRRPDITLAGELLGWSPSTTAEIGLKATIEDFRNRR
- a CDS encoding class I SAM-dependent methyltransferase; the encoded protein is MRGEGIGRSVHLFRSFLVEQTEPHLFYGALARDSADLVEHEMSLQGRLVVDVGAGPLEFAEEFRRRGARYVAVDLDPDVPALADGGVAADAAALPFADGSADLVFSSNLLEHVRDPEVVARELVRIAKPGGLVFLSYTNWWSPWGGHETSPWHWLGGRRAIDRYTRRHGHPPKNRVGETLFKLSVAWGMRWAHRAPGVRVVSARPRYLPRWASFLVRVPVVREVLSWNLLLLLRRDGREAAEPGELRGTL